Within Alteromonas sp. LMIT006, the genomic segment ATCAATGCCCATGGTACCTCTACGCCGGCCGGTGATATTGCAGAGATAAGTGCAGTGAAAAGTATTTTTGGCGATGCAGCGAAGGACGTCAAAGTATCTTCTACTAAATCCATGATCGGTCATTTATTAGGCGCTGCTGGTTCTGTTGAAGCTATTTTCACGGTGTTAGCATTGCGCGAACAAATTGCGCCTCCAACTATTAACCTGGATAACCCAAGCGAAGGTTGTGACTTAAATTTGGTGCCTCATGAAGCACAAGCTATGGACACAGAATACGCCTTGTGTAACTCTTTTGGTTTTGGTGGCACGAATGGTTCTTTGTTATTTAAAAAAGCGTAATTATTCGTAATTTGATGAAAACGTCATTGTTATTGAGCAATGACGTTTTTTTATGTCTTTTTTATGCGTATGATAGAGCAACTGTAGTAATGTGTGTCTGTTATGCAAATAATCCGTGACGCGATGTCTTTGAGCTCTAATCGAAACTTTAATTATGGCGATGGCTGTTTTACCACCATGCGCGTGGAATCCGGCCGTGTTGAATTTTTATCGTCTCATCTTACACGCTTGCAACATGATTCTGCTAAATTGATGATTACGCAGATAGATTGGTCAGAAGTAATGCAAGTAATCGAAGATATGGCCAAAAAAATGCAAGCGGGCGTCTTAAAGGTCTTGATTTGTCGTGGTGAAGGTGGGCGAGGCTACGATCCCAAAGGGGTAAATGAACCCTTGGTGTACTGTTCGAGTTATCCAATGCCAACCCTTAATACCCAACCTTTATCCGTAGCTATCGCACAAGGCTATCTCAGTACGCAACCTATGCTAGCAGGCAGTAAGCACTGCAATCGCTTAGAAAACGTGTTATTTAAACAGCAAGCAAACCACTTAGGTGTGGATGATGTAATTTGTTTGGATCAGAAGCACAACGTGGTTGAAGCTACGAGTGCTAATATTTTGTGGTATTTTGATGACCGGTGGCATATTCCGCATATTGAAAATGCTGGCGTAGCGGGTATTTTGCGAGCGCAGTTAATCGAGTCATTTCAATTATATGATGTGCCATTTGTGGTCGGAGATTATGGTGTCATTGATTTAGCTAAGGCCGATACGGTCGTCTTATGTAATTGTGTGCGTCACCTGCAAGTCGTTAATGAACTTCGCTTACCGATAAATAACACCCAAAATATGGCCAGTATGTCCGAAGAGGACAATATTATTTTTGCTAATTCTAAATTTCAAAGTTTGCAGCAGCATTGGCAGATTTATCTTAGTCAATTGACGCAGTGGTAGCTTATGAAGTCATTTTTAGTTGGGTTGTGTATATTATGTATCGTGTTCTGTGTCAGTTTTGGTGTTGCTTTTACTTCGATATCTTCTGATAAAGTAAAGGTGAGTGAGGTGAAAATCATCACTATTTCTCCTGGAGCAACCGTCTCCCAAGTCATGAGTCAGTTACGAAACTCACCTTTACACTTGTTGGACAAAATATGGCTAAGGCTTCATCCCGAATTCCAAAATATTAAAGCCGGTGCTTATGAAGTTGATCCGTCAATGACGTTGAGTCAAGCACTAAACAAGATTGTTGATGGTAACGTCCTGACCCACAGTGTGACCTTGGTAGAGGGACAAACGTTGCGTGAATGGTTAATGCAGCTAGCTAATGCTCCAGGCTTGGTGATGGATGTGTCATATGATCAAATCGCATGGCGTTATTATGATGAGGATAAAGAGTACCTTGAGGGCTTTTTATTACCGAATACGTATCAGTACAATCACGGTAGCCGGGTGTCTGATTTATTAAAAAGAGCTGAAGCTGCTCAAGCAATCTTGATAGAAGAGCTCTTATCTAAGGCATCTCTACCACCAGAAATCAAAAATGCAGAAGATTGGGTCATACTCGCTTCGATTATTGAAAAAGAAACGGGGCTAGCTGAAGAACGAGAGCGCATCGCAGGTGTATTTTTGAACAGGCTGCGCTTAGGCATGAGATTACAAACAGATCCCACTGTAATTTATGGTATCGGGCCTAACTTTAATGGCAATATTACGCGTCGTGATTTAAAAACCAAAACCAGCCATAATACTTATCGCATTGATGGTTTACCCCCGACACCCATCGCTGCACCGAGTGAAGCGAGTTTAACAGCCGTTCTTTATCCTGACGAGACTGACGATTTGTATTTTGTGGCCAAAGGAGATGGTAGTCATCATTTTTCGAAATCATTGGCAGAACACAATGCAGCTGTGAGAAAATACCAATTAAACAAATAAACGAAGCAAAGTGACTAAGATGCGTGGACAATTTATTGTGGTTGAAGGTCTAGAAGGCGCTGGCAAGAGTACGGTCATTGATACGATCTCTCAAGTACTGCATGAAGCAGGTAAATCCGTTGTGCGGACACGAGAGCCGGGTGGCACACCATTAGCAGAAGCACTTCGTGATTGCGTTAAAAAAGAGTGGTCAGAATCAGTAACCACCACCACTGAATTATGCTTGATGTACGCGGCTCGTTCGCAGCTACTCGAAAATGTCATTACGCCAGCTTTAGCACGAGGGCAGTGGATATTAGCCGATCGTCACGACTGGTCATCCGTTGCTTATCAAGGGGGAGGACGCCAGATCCCAATGGATGAGATTGATAGTTTGCGCAATATCACCCTCAAAGGCGTGAAACCTGACTTTACCATTTTGTTAGATATTGATCCTGAAATTGGCTTAAAACGCGCAAGTCAACGTGGCGAGTTAGATCGAATTGAACAATCTGGATTACTTTTCTTTGCACGTACCAGACAGAAGTACCTTGAACTAGCGGCTGCTCATTCTGATAGTTCTGTTGTGATTGATGCCAGTCAAAGTATCGATGAGGTAAGACAAGACGTCCTCCAAGCATTGCATCATTATCTTGGTACAGAGAAGGACATTGATAAAATATGATTTTTCCTTGGTATGAACCTGAATTGGCGCAACTGGCATCACGTCTAGAGCGTCAGACTCTCCATCATGCTCCGTTAATACTTGGCCCCAACGGTTTAGGAAAAAGTGAGTTTGCCGAAGCACTCTGCGAACTGATACTTTGCCACAGACCGGTTGCAGGTCAACCTTGTGGTAAGTGTCAGAGTTGTCAGCTAATCCAAGCACAGACGCATCCTGACAAACATCACATTACAACTGATAATCTATCTATTGGTGTTGACAGTATTCGCCAAGGAATTGATAGGCTTCAGGGCAGTGCGCAGCTTTCCCAAAATAAAGTATTGTTGCTCACTGATGGCCAGCGTATGACAACGGCTGCGGCAAACGCTTTACTCAAAACCTTAGAAGAACCGACCAATAATACCTATATCATTATGACGGCAATCAGCGCTCACAGTTTGTTACCTACGGTATTAAGTCGATGCGAGAAGCAGGTGTTGGCCCTGCCAGAGCCCAAGAAGATACAGAATTGGTTGCGTGATGAATATCGAATCGACATGTCGTTAGAAGAAATATCAGCTTATCGCGCTTTACCTAAGTTGTGTCTAGCTGCTCACTCAGAAGATGCTGTGACTTACGCTATGTTTATTGAGGCGTTGCAGAGCTTGAATTCTTCTGGTTCAGTTCTGAGTATGGCACAAAAATGGGAAGCCCATGTCCAAGATTGTTTGATCTGGCTCCAACAATGGTGTCGACAAGCCCCATCATCCAAACAGTACAAGAGTATTTATGACCTATCAGTACAGTTGATGCAAGAGGCTCAGCATCCAGGTGTTAACAAATCCATGTTGTTATACAAAATTTTAAACCGTGTAAAAGAGGTCTTATCGTGACGTTTGTAGATTCTCATTGTCATCTCGATAAAATTGATGAAAACAATCCAGACGCCATCGCCAATTACGTAGCCAATGCGCATTCTCGTAATGTTGAACATATGTTGTGTGTCGCTGTAAATGTGGCTGAATTTGATCGCATGTATGAGCAAGTGTCAGGCTTTAACAATGTTTCTGTGTCGTGTGGTGTTCATCCTTGTTACGATGAAGACGTTGTGCCAATTGAGACATTACGTGCATATGCTAACCGTGAACAGGTGGTTGCGATAGGTGAAACCGGTCTAGATTATTATCATACTCAAGATACGATTGCGGTACAGAAGCAAAGTTTTATTGACCATATTCACGTAGCGCTTGAAGTGGATAAGCCCTTAATCGTGCATACTCGCAACGCTCGCAAAGACACTATTGCTATACTTAAAGAGCATGGCAAAGGAAAGGTGCGAGGCGTACTACACTGTTTTACCGAAGATCTGGCGATGGCTGAAGCGGCTATTGAGCTAGGCTTCTACATCAGTTTTTCTGGAATTGTCACCTTTAAATCGGCAAAAGAGTTACAGCAGGTGGCCAAATCCATCCCATTAGAGCGTATGCTGATTGAAACAGATTCCCCATGGTTAGCGCCTGTACCTTATCGAGGTAAAACGAACCAGCCAGCGTATGTTGTAGAAGTTGCTGAGTGTATTGCTGAGCTTAGGGGGGTGCCCGTTGCGCACATCGCAGAGCAAACGACGGCGAATTTTTATCGGTTATTTGACTCGGTAAAAATGAGCTAAGGATTGCACAGGCATGATATGGAAACAACGTCTTGCTCGCTCTTTGCATCTATCGAGAAGCAAACCTGATAGCCGTTATCTTCAACTTGCTACATATTGCGAGGCACTTGGTGTACAAAACCGTACGATTGTGTTTCGTGGTTTTAATGATGCGGATACGCAATTGTATTTCGTAACTGAAAAAGATTGCGATAAAGTCCGCTCATTACAGAGTCAACCTCAAGCCGAGATTGCTTGGTATTTTGCTAAAACTAGAGAGCAGTATCGGTTGCGTGTTGAGTGCCAGTTGGTAGGAGATGATGCCGATATAAACGACGCACAGTGTCGGCAACAAATTTGGCAAGAGCTTTCAGTGTCTGCGCGTGAGTCCTTTAAACCAGCTAACGACAGACCTCCTGCTAACTTTATCGTTTCGGTATGTACGATTACACAGGTGGACTACTTGTATCTAGGCCAGTCACATGAGCGGTATCTATACCAACCTTGTACATCCTGGCAAGAGCAGTCGATTCCGGTGTAAGTTGACTAAATCAATCATCTGATGTCTCTTACCAAGGTCCGTATACTACATTATTTGTTTTGGTTTGTGGTGCTTTGGTCAAGTGTACTAAATTCACTCGCTTATTTTTGCACAGCATGGTTAGGTTAAACAGCTCAGAGGCAGTAAAAGAGTGTTGTTCTATGTACAGGGTATCGACTTGTTGTTGAGATACGATCTTTACGCAATAATCAAACACCATGTCTTTTGCAGGTTTCTGGATACGAATGCCATGGGTTTGTGTATCACTAAAGCGCAACGTATCAGACAATAAATAATTCCACTTACGAGCCACTTTGCCAGTTTTTAATGAACTAGAAACGTTAGCAAGTATTTGCGGAGCAAAGTCTGTTGTATTAATGTGTTGTGTGTGCAGTGACATCTCTATACCTATACTGGTTAAATAAACAGTATAGGTATATTAGTACTGTGTTTTTATACAGTCAAATGTTTTTTTACTTGGTACCAAATAAATTGTGGTGCATTTTAAAAGCATACTCGTCAGTCATACCGGCAAGATAGTCAACGATTGCCCGTTTTTCCAAGCCTATTTCACGGTTTTTCAGCCATCTGCGGTAAGTGTTCGTCGGCAGTAATCGTTCGGGATCAGACTGAAAAGCTTGAAATAATTCAATGACAATTTGCTGCCCTCGATACTCTGCGATTTGCACATCTGTCGTTTGAATAACGTGTTTCCAAACAAATCCTTTGAAACTCAACAGGTCCTGTTTATCCGCATCGGGCAGTACCGCTTGAAAATCAAGTAAAGGGGTTTTGAAGCGTTCTTGGCGAGTGATTTCGATAGCGGTTATGAAATTATTTACAATGGCACCAATGGCATTTTTACGACGATAACTCTCTTCGGAAAACAGCTCTTTTGCTAGAGTGTTAATGCGTTCGGATAAACGCGTGTTGTTGCGTTGTATGGGGGTAACGACTTCTTCCATAAATTGTGCAATATGAACTTTATGTAACACGATAGCGTCTTCCAAATCATGGATCCCATATGCTATATCATCAGCAAGTTCCATGACGGAACAATCAAAACTTTTATACAGTGTTTTACTATGTGCATTAGGAATTTCACAGAAATCCATGAATGTCTGAGCATCATCTTGGTCAATACCAGATAGCAACCATTCAAATACGTTTGCATCACACTGATACAGTCCTTTTGGTGGGATATAGTTTCGGGCAATAATTTCTCTGATGCTGCTAGCCTGACAATCAGGGTAGGGTGCACTTAGATTATCAAGATAATTTGGGTATTTAATCAGACCCAGTAAAGTACGTCTTGACAGATTCATACCATTGGCTTTGGTATAGGGTTCGAGAGCCGAAACGATGCGAAAGGTTTGTCCATTTCCTTCAAAACCACCGTTGTCTTTTAAAACATAATTTAATGCAATTTCGCCACCATGGCCAAATGGCGGATGACCGATATCATGCGCCATACATATGGTTTCGATTAAATCGCTGTCCAAAGACAACATCTTTGACTGTGTTGGAAATTTAGAATTGAGTTGTTCGGTGATCCCTGCACCAATTTGAGCCGCCTCAAGTGAATGAGTCAGACGAGTGCGATAAAAATCATTAACCCCGATACCGTGTATTTGTGTCTTGGCTTGCAAGCGACGAAATGCAGCTGAGTGCATTACTCTTGCTTTATCGCGCTGAGCCGCACTGCGGTGGTCGCCGTCCCTTAAATCGGTTCTCGGTTGAAAACGTTGTTCCCAAATTTGGTGAGTCATTCCTTAAATCCTTCTCATAAAAAAGGGCAATGCGCTCACATTACCCTTTAACTTGGTGAATGTCGATAAGACGTTATTTGAGCTCTCGCATGGAGATAACCACACCATTGTTATTCTGACCAATGGTGTAAGGACTGATTGATATCTCAACTTCTCGCCCATTTTCAGCTTTGGTCGTTTGATGGACACTTTCACCGCCGTTGTTGACGCTGTTTATGTGTTCGTGCAAACCTTCAAATTCGAACTTGAGTGACAAATCCATAAATGGACGATTCAAATCGAAGTCCATGATATTCATAAAGTTCGTTAATGGACGAGTATAACGACGAATGCGCAAATCAGAATCCAAGAACAACACGGCAAGTTCTGTGGCAGTTAATAAATTCTCTAAGTCATTATTAATATCTGTCAGTTCGACAATTTTTTGTTGATATTCGCTGTTTACCGTATACAACTCTTCGTTTACCGATTGCAATTCTTCGTTGGTTGATTGCAACTCTTCGTTGGCCGCCATGAGTTCTTCATTACTCGACTGTAATTCCTCACTAGTGGTATCCAAATCCTCTAATGCCTCACGATACATACGCTGACATTCAACAAGCGAGCTATCGAGTTCCATAATTCGTTGCTGGGTTTGTTCATCTGGGGTATAAACTACGTCAGCAACTGGCTTGCTACTGACGCTTTCTTCAATAAAGCTGATGGCGATGTATTTTTCGACTTCATCATCTTCGGTAAAGGTATAGCAGTTCAAACCATAGCTTTTAAGCATGCCCTCGGCGTCCTTTTCGCTTAACACACTTTCCATTAATACGCTTTTGTCTTCCCTAATTACTTGGTGTGCAGCAGACAAAACGTGACTGGTTAATTCAGGAATCAAAATATCAGCAACATCTTTAGTGACTTCGCCGGGCTTAAGTTTTGTCGTGAAGATCGACGTATCCCCGTAGCTGTATACCAGTTGTAGTTTGGAATCGATGATAAACGTAGGCGGAATATAACGTTCTTGTAATGACTTTATTCCGATCAAGCGATTGCGCGGCTTAATCGCACGTTTGTTGATGCGTTCGATGTATTGTGGAATGGTTTTTGGTTCATACCCGCCGCGACGGATCCCTTGCGTGGTAATCGATGAAACAGGGATGCGTAAATCTTGGGTTTTTTGGTATACGCGCAGTTTTGAGTCAATGGTGTGGAAATAGTTTGAGAAATTTCCTGGGGATTCAGCGCTACCAAGCACCATGTAGCCATTTTTCTTGAGCGCAAAATGGAAAAATGCGAGCGCTTTTTGTTGTGCTGGGGTCTGTAAATAAATCAATGTATTACGACAGCTAACCAAATCCATGTTCGAGAATGGCGGATCTTGAATGACATTGTGTGTGGCCAATACAACCAGCGAGCGTAGCTCTTTTGTAACTTGGTAATTTCCATCAGAAAGGGTATGGAAGTAGGTGCTTAGGTATCTACTGGGCACCTCATTGGAGATGCCAGTAGGGTAAATTCCGGTCGCTGCGTACGCGACAGCGGACTGATCAATGTCTGAAGCAAAAACCTTGATTTGACGCTCTAAGCCAAGTTCTCGAATTGTACTGTCAAATAACATGGCAATCGTGTAAGCCTCTTCACCGGTGGAGCAACCCG encodes:
- the pabC gene encoding aminodeoxychorismate lyase — encoded protein: MQIIRDAMSLSSNRNFNYGDGCFTTMRVESGRVEFLSSHLTRLQHDSAKLMITQIDWSEVMQVIEDMAKKMQAGVLKVLICRGEGGRGYDPKGVNEPLVYCSSYPMPTLNTQPLSVAIAQGYLSTQPMLAGSKHCNRLENVLFKQQANHLGVDDVICLDQKHNVVEATSANILWYFDDRWHIPHIENAGVAGILRAQLIESFQLYDVPFVVGDYGVIDLAKADTVVLCNCVRHLQVVNELRLPINNTQNMASMSEEDNIIFANSKFQSLQQHWQIYLSQLTQW
- a CDS encoding pyridoxamine 5'-phosphate oxidase family protein, which translates into the protein MIWKQRLARSLHLSRSKPDSRYLQLATYCEALGVQNRTIVFRGFNDADTQLYFVTEKDCDKVRSLQSQPQAEIAWYFAKTREQYRLRVECQLVGDDADINDAQCRQQIWQELSVSARESFKPANDRPPANFIVSVCTITQVDYLYLGQSHERYLYQPCTSWQEQSIPV
- the mltG gene encoding endolytic transglycosylase MltG; translated protein: MKSFLVGLCILCIVFCVSFGVAFTSISSDKVKVSEVKIITISPGATVSQVMSQLRNSPLHLLDKIWLRLHPEFQNIKAGAYEVDPSMTLSQALNKIVDGNVLTHSVTLVEGQTLREWLMQLANAPGLVMDVSYDQIAWRYYDEDKEYLEGFLLPNTYQYNHGSRVSDLLKRAEAAQAILIEELLSKASLPPEIKNAEDWVILASIIEKETGLAEERERIAGVFLNRLRLGMRLQTDPTVIYGIGPNFNGNITRRDLKTKTSHNTYRIDGLPPTPIAAPSEASLTAVLYPDETDDLYFVAKGDGSHHFSKSLAEHNAAVRKYQLNK
- the tmk gene encoding dTMP kinase; amino-acid sequence: MRGQFIVVEGLEGAGKSTVIDTISQVLHEAGKSVVRTREPGGTPLAEALRDCVKKEWSESVTTTTELCLMYAARSQLLENVITPALARGQWILADRHDWSSVAYQGGGRQIPMDEIDSLRNITLKGVKPDFTILLDIDPEIGLKRASQRGELDRIEQSGLLFFARTRQKYLELAAAHSDSSVVIDASQSIDEVRQDVLQALHHYLGTEKDIDKI
- a CDS encoding DNA polymerase III subunit delta', which gives rise to MIFPWYEPELAQLASRLERQTLHHAPLILGPNGLGKSEFAEALCELILCHRPVAGQPCGKCQSCQLIQAQTHPDKHHITTDNLSIGVDSIRQGIDRLQGSAQLSQNKVLLLTDGQRMTTAAANALLKTLEEPTNNTYIIMTAISAHSLLPTVLSRCEKQVLALPEPKKIQNWLRDEYRIDMSLEEISAYRALPKLCLAAHSEDAVTYAMFIEALQSLNSSGSVLSMAQKWEAHVQDCLIWLQQWCRQAPSSKQYKSIYDLSVQLMQEAQHPGVNKSMLLYKILNRVKEVLS
- a CDS encoding TatD family hydrolase; the protein is MTFVDSHCHLDKIDENNPDAIANYVANAHSRNVEHMLCVAVNVAEFDRMYEQVSGFNNVSVSCGVHPCYDEDVVPIETLRAYANREQVVAIGETGLDYYHTQDTIAVQKQSFIDHIHVALEVDKPLIVHTRNARKDTIAILKEHGKGKVRGVLHCFTEDLAMAEAAIELGFYISFSGIVTFKSAKELQQVAKSIPLERMLIETDSPWLAPVPYRGKTNQPAYVVEVAECIAELRGVPVAHIAEQTTANFYRLFDSVKMS
- a CDS encoding chemotaxis protein CheB: MQDESRSGNTPSHIVAIGASAGGLEALESLFDALPDDLGCAFVVVQHLSPDFKSMMDELLKKHTNMPTHQATEGETLLADTVYLIPAGKLMRVTDGKIYLSELPPDNRINLPINEFFRTLAEDSQNKAVGIILSGTGSDGCRGIQALKEAGAMVIAQDPEEAQFNGMPQNAINTGSVDFVLKVTEMPKYIKNFISHPLTATTTDKFKFHLSQNTGILEQILKLIQKQTDLDFKAYKESTVARRIEHRMSINNKLSLQEYWEYLQENENEIELVKQDLLIGVTQFFRDKELWDKVREDVVKPLVMESTPKDPIRVWCTGCSTGEEAYTIAMLFDSTIRELGLERQIKVFASDIDQSAVAYAATGIYPTGISNEVPSRYLSTYFHTLSDGNYQVTKELRSLVVLATHNVIQDPPFSNMDLVSCRNTLIYLQTPAQQKALAFFHFALKKNGYMVLGSAESPGNFSNYFHTIDSKLRVYQKTQDLRIPVSSITTQGIRRGGYEPKTIPQYIERINKRAIKPRNRLIGIKSLQERYIPPTFIIDSKLQLVYSYGDTSIFTTKLKPGEVTKDVADILIPELTSHVLSAAHQVIREDKSVLMESVLSEKDAEGMLKSYGLNCYTFTEDDEVEKYIAISFIEESVSSKPVADVVYTPDEQTQQRIMELDSSLVECQRMYREALEDLDTTSEELQSSNEELMAANEELQSTNEELQSVNEELYTVNSEYQQKIVELTDINNDLENLLTATELAVLFLDSDLRIRRYTRPLTNFMNIMDFDLNRPFMDLSLKFEFEGLHEHINSVNNGGESVHQTTKAENGREVEISISPYTIGQNNNGVVISMRELK
- a CDS encoding anti-phage deoxyguanosine triphosphatase, coding for MTHQIWEQRFQPRTDLRDGDHRSAAQRDKARVMHSAAFRRLQAKTQIHGIGVNDFYRTRLTHSLEAAQIGAGITEQLNSKFPTQSKMLSLDSDLIETICMAHDIGHPPFGHGGEIALNYVLKDNGGFEGNGQTFRIVSALEPYTKANGMNLSRRTLLGLIKYPNYLDNLSAPYPDCQASSIREIIARNYIPPKGLYQCDANVFEWLLSGIDQDDAQTFMDFCEIPNAHSKTLYKSFDCSVMELADDIAYGIHDLEDAIVLHKVHIAQFMEEVVTPIQRNNTRLSERINTLAKELFSEESYRRKNAIGAIVNNFITAIEITRQERFKTPLLDFQAVLPDADKQDLLSFKGFVWKHVIQTTDVQIAEYRGQQIVIELFQAFQSDPERLLPTNTYRRWLKNREIGLEKRAIVDYLAGMTDEYAFKMHHNLFGTK